DNA from Bacillus sp. SM2101:
ATTTTCCAACAATTATGATATTCTAATCATAGACAAGCAGTAACTGCATACAATAAGAAAGACCGCAAGTGTCGCTAGCACTCACGGTCTGTACAATAGACGATTCTCTAGAGAGTCGGCTTTAATAGTCTAAATAGACCACCAACCGCTCTGGCTAAAGCGTTAAGGGTGGTCTATTTGTTGTCATCTTTGTTGAACGACAGTACTGAAATAATCAGCCCGCAAAATGCAATTGCCAACATCAATGCTTCAAATACCGTCATACGCCTCACCCCCTTTCACGGGGAATGAAGCCGACCACCCTTAGAAATTCGCTATTGTATTCCAATTATACCATAGTTGCCCATATTATTGTAAGTTGGTCCCACCTTGCATGTTTATGTATAATCTCAAAAGCTCCTGTTTTTTATTAATGAATATCTGGAACTAATTGCCTTTCTAATCAATGGGTCAAAAAATTGATTTATTAGACCTATCACATTAATACAAGCTTAAATTACATGCTTACATAACATAACGTACACCCTTTATTAGCACTCTCACCTCTCTGGTTGGTACATTACTCCTTTCGTGAACGTACGGGCGGGCTACTAATTAACTGGATGTGCACTCTTTGTTCGCATCTATTTCCGGTTGGTTGATATTTAGGTTTCCAATTCCAATATTAATAATGTTTGTTCTTCTCACTACTATTAACAAAAGTAATGGAAAAAAGAAAAATCCCGCTAACACTAAAAAATCTTTTCTATGATACTTCATGTCATCTCTCCCTATTGAGTTTACTGTATTTTCTATTCAATCTGCTAAAAGCCATCATTTAACAGAATAAAACTAGCTTCAACACATAAAATCAAGCTATCTCCACTCAATTTGAGTCAGCCTACCAGAACTGATAAGTTGACCCATTCTTTGTATTGCAACTCCAAGATTCTTGATAGATTAAAACGTTGTTAGTACTTCCTATATGTTGAACTTTTTTTACTTCTCCTCTTGAGCTTGAATGGTACTTTATATAATTCAGCTCCTGAAGGTTATTGATGTAATAAATCTCCAATAAGAATGTAACGATTAGTTGTTGTAGTTTAGATTCCTTAAAATATTCCAACTGCACTTACATCTGATATACATGATAGTCGATCGGACAGTAGTAACCCAATTTCTCACTTTGATCTGTAAAGATGATCCGTTGTCCATAATGCAGCATAGAAAAATTTTGTATCTCAGTTATTTTATCCTATGGCAAATCCTCTTTTATATACTTCATTTCTACAACTGCTTGTTTCTTCATTATAAAAGACATCACCTTTCATTATTGGATATACAATCCCAATTCGACAAGAAAGGTGATTTTCCTACTATTTATATTAGAAGATTTATATACAACAAATATGTAAGAAATTCGGGAAATAAAGAAATGGCATAACTCTTATTAAGTTAATTAGATTTGTATACCGTATTTTTTCACATACAAACATCGTCAAAGAAAGAGCCCAGCCATAAAGGAGTGAGCACAATATCGTTGTATTAATTCTTCAGCTAAATAGAAACATGACTTTCTGATTCAGGAATTGGTGTATCATTTTGTCGGATGCCAAGGATGACAAATTCAACAGACTCACCAGGTTGTAACATTACCTGTGTAGAAAAGGACAATTGTTATCATCATCATCATTGAGATTGATGAAAATGTCTCCACGTGCTGGATTTCTTTCAATTGCAGCACTACCAAATACTCTTGACATTATAGTTTATGATGTCAAGAGTATTTGGTAGTGCTGCAACTCTATGGGGGTCATTATTTGATAAGAAAGTGTAATTCCCGCCATCTAGTTTGAATTACAGATAAATTGAAAAACTGAAATCGTGGAGCACCTATAACACTTGTTATTATAACGTCATAAGTTGTAGAAAATTCTTCCACATTAAAGCTAGTACACTGCTTAACAGTGTTAACTAATCCTTGTTTCCCTGGTGGCCCTTATGGCCCTTAAAGTGGTGGTGGAACTACTCTATATTTACAATCTTTTACTTTTCTATCATTATTTTCACTATATTGTATAGTTATTTGCTATAACAGGTTGGACTAATCATCTATAATGTGTCAATAATGTACGATTGTCTATGTTATCCACTAGTTCCTCTTGCTTCTATTTTGCAAACTAGATTTAAACATCATATTCACAGTTCTTCAATAAAATCATACATGCAAAAGACACTCTGGCAATTGGAGAGTACCCGTGTGTTACTTATGTGTACCTGATTATCGTTAAATATGGTCTAAAAT
Protein-coding regions in this window:
- a CDS encoding putative holin-like toxin, which codes for MTVFEALMLAIAFCGLIISVLSFNKDDNK